A portion of the Armatimonadota bacterium genome contains these proteins:
- a CDS encoding tyrosine-protein phosphatase produces the protein MPEDRAGFVRLASEVARRLQQGAGVLVHCGAGIGRTGTFAACVLMALGLDRAEAVRRVKEAGSCPETGEQEDLVDWAARQLRG, from the coding sequence GTGCCCGAGGATCGCGCCGGGTTTGTGCGCCTCGCGTCGGAAGTCGCGCGTCGGCTGCAACAGGGCGCCGGCGTGCTCGTCCACTGTGGGGCTGGGATCGGCAGGACGGGCACCTTCGCGGCGTGTGTGCTGATGGCGTTAGGGCTGGACCGTGCAGAGGCCGTCCGGCGGGTGAAGGAGGCCGGTTCGTGCCCGGAAACGGGCGAACAGGAGGATCTGGTCGATTGGGCCGCGCGCCAGCTGCGGGGCTAG